The Candidatus Methanomethylicota archaeon genome contains the following window.
AGTATCACTTATCCTACTCCTATTCCTTAAGTACTCATATCTCGGTAGAGCTATTAGGGCTGTGGTGCAAGATTTTGAAGCTGCACCACTGGTTGGCATAAATGTCCATGTAATATATGCACTTAGCATGTGTATAGGGTTGGCTTTAACCTCTGCTGGTGGATCGTTATTAGCTCTCACAACACCCTTCACACCCTATGTGAGTGGGGTATATACGCTATATTCTTTCTTGGTCGTTGTACTTGGGGGGCTTGGAAACCCCATAGGTAGCCTATTGGGGGGCTTAATTGTGGGGGTTGCAATAAGCTTCACTGCAACATATTGGTTGGCTGGTATAAGTCCAACGGTAGCATTCGTGCTATTGGTTTTGATCCTCCTATTTAAGCCTGAAGGCATATTTTCTAGGAGGCGTTAACGATGATTACTGTTAAGAGTATTTTGAGAAGCTTCAGAGATGCTTCGTCGATTGGTGTTATATTGTTCTTGGCTGCCTCATTAATGATACCCTTCACAGGTCATGAGCTCTTAACAGCAATACTCTTAACATTACTTGAATTAACTGTACTCACATATAGCATAAATATTATCACTGGATTTACGGGGTACGTTAGTTTTGGTCATGCAGTATTTTATGGTATAGGAGCATATGCTACAGCAGTTATTGTGATAAACTTCCATAGCATAGGTTTACCCCCATACATATATTCTATTGTAGGAGGGGCTGTAGCAGCTCTATTTGCCACTTTAATTGGAATTCCAGTTCTTAGGTTGAGGGGGGCATACTTTGCTATAGCTACATTAAGTGTGAATGTTGCAGTTCAAGTGGCTGTAAGCAATATTGAGGCTCTTGGAGGGGCTTTCGGATTACCATTAGCAAGATATATATCCTATGATATAACTTCTGCTTATCTCAGTTTATGGATTGTCTTATGCTTTGCATTAGCCTTTACATTATGGTTGTCTAGATCTGAGTTTGGATATTGTTTGAAAGCGATAAGGGAGGATGAATTGGTAGCTAATGTTATGGGGGTGAATACAACACTATATAAGACTCTAGCTTTTGTAGTGAGTGGTTTCATTGCGGGTATTGTTGGCGGTATAATGGGTATAATACATGTATATGTTAGCGTAGAGTATTTTAAAACAGATATGGCTGTTAAGATGCTCGTATCCATGATGATGGGGGGTGCTGGGACAGTTTTAGGTCCACTCATAGGGTCAGTAATTTACTATTTTGTGGAATATGCTGTTTTAACGAGCTTCCCATACCTACATTTACTCATTTTTGGTGCAATATTAATTGGGATTGTACTCTTCATTCCGGGAGGGATTATTGAATTATTGGGTAGGAAGATTGGGGGGTTGAGGTAGGATGATCCTTGAAGCTAAAGGTATTGTGAAAAGGTTTGGTGGGTTGGTGGCTTTAAATAAAGTGGATGTCGATGTTGAGAAGGGGGAGATTCTTGGATTAATAGGACCTAATGGTTCAGGTAAAACCACTCTCTTCAATGTAGTTTCTGGGATATATAAACCGGATGAGGGGAGGATAATATATAATGGTGAGGATATAACCCATTTACCACCATACGCTAGGGCTAGGATGGGTATTGGTAGGACATTTCAAATAGTTAGACCATTCCCCTCATTGACGGTAAGGGAGAACATCATGATTGGAAGCTTCTTTTCAACGGAGAAGGTTAG
Protein-coding sequences here:
- a CDS encoding branched-chain amino acid ABC transporter permease, which codes for MITVKSILRSFRDASSIGVILFLAASLMIPFTGHELLTAILLTLLELTVLTYSINIITGFTGYVSFGHAVFYGIGAYATAVIVINFHSIGLPPYIYSIVGGAVAALFATLIGIPVLRLRGAYFAIATLSVNVAVQVAVSNIEALGGAFGLPLARYISYDITSAYLSLWIVLCFALAFTLWLSRSEFGYCLKAIREDELVANVMGVNTTLYKTLAFVVSGFIAGIVGGIMGIIHVYVSVEYFKTDMAVKMLVSMMMGGAGTVLGPLIGSVIYYFVEYAVLTSFPYLHLLIFGAILIGIVLFIPGGIIELLGRKIGGLR